The sequence CCGCAAACTCGTAACCATGTTTGCAAATTTGCTTGAAGAGATCAGAGCTGAAGGAACGATGAAAGCAATGAGCGTTACAGGCAAAGTGGGCTGCCTTCCCGGCAGGACAATTGCTTTCCGTACTCAGATTTTGATAGATGTGATGTATGACTTTATGAATGAGACATTCATGGGATTTCACAAAGAAGTATCCGATGACAGAAGCCTCACAAACCTGACGCTCCGAAAGGGGTACAAAACAGTTATGCAAGACACCTCAGTAATTTATACAGATGTGCCCACCGAATGGAAAAAATTTATCAGGCAGCAGTTAAGATGGTCGGAAGGTTCACAGTATAACAATCTGAGAATGACTCCTTGGATGTTAAAAAACGCCAAGCTGATGTGCTTTATTTACTGGTCAGATATGATTAGTCCGATGATGCTGGTTAGCGTTTATGCCAATACTATAATTTGCAAGGTGTTAAATATACTTGGCTGCGCGATTCCAACATTGGCATATACCGCTCCATGGTGGCAGATCATTCTCTTTATTCTTCTTGGTTGTATCATTAGTTTTGGTTCACGAAATATTAAGGTTATGAGAAGTGTGAAGTGGTATTATACATTACTGCTTCCAGTATTCATCCTTGTTTTAACTGTTGTCATGGTTCCTATCCGATTGCTAGGCCTTATGCTCTGCTCTGACGATATGGAATGGGGCACCCGGAAATTGGAGGAGGACAATGATAAAGCGGAAGTTCCTTAATTGCATTTGTATATTCGCGGCTGCTATATTTATATTATGGGTTGGTTGCAACGAACAGCCTGTCGATACCGAGAAGGCCGATGGCTCTGACAGCATTGCGTCTATTGAGGCTCCGAGTAATAGTCAAGCTACACTGGAAGAACCAACTACGGAATCTATTGTAACAGAATCCTCAGTTGTCGAGTCTGAATATTATCCTATTACAGAGGGACAAAGATATTTGGGCGTTTATGTTCAAGGCCCCGAAGAGACTGATGTTTTAGCTGACAGCATCAATACTTTAGCTTGGTTTGATCGTTTTGATCAGACAAGTGATTACAAGATTTCTTTATGTTTAGACGACAATAAATATATAGCGTTTATCACTTTGCAGCCTACCGACTGGGACTTAAAATTGGTTTCTGACGGGTATTATGATGATTTAATTATTGAATATTTTAAGAAACTCTCTTCGGATAACAGAGCCAATACAGAACTTTTTGTTCGATTAGCGCATGAAATGGAAATGAGGCCCTCTTACAAATCTGGTTGGTACAGTTGGCAAACAGATGATGCTCACGCATATGTAAACGCTTGGGTTCACATTGTGAACTTGGGTAGGGAATATGCTCCCAATGTTAAGTGGGTATGGTCTCCCAACAGGGCAGACGAATACACAACGAAATATTATCCAGGTGATGAGTATGTTGATTATGTCGGATTGACATTGAATAACACATTGGATTCCCGTGAGAGTTTTCAGCAATTCTATGAAAATGAAGGTCAAAGAGACTATTTGGAAGCATATAATAAGCCAATTATTTTTGGAGAGATCGCGGAGCATAGCACCAGTGATGAAGTTCGCAATGAATACATACAATCTGTTTTTGATTATCTTGGAACCTACGATAAATGCATCGGTTTTATTTTCTTAAATCAAGATATAGAAAGTGCAAGACAATACAAGTTTACAGATTGCGAATTGATATTAGATACATTTATTGAGAATGCGAGGGATTACATTTGTGCGAAATAAGAAGTTTACAAAGTATCAGATCATGACGAGAGTTGGAACGATTATCAGCATTTTACTGTTTGTTGTCCTTGGATTTTGTATCGAAGTTATTTTCTAAAAAAATGGAGAAAGTGAAAGATGGAACATCAAACCAAAGGAACGTTGCGCAATCAGGCCGTCATTACATCAGCCGGATCGCCCCGAGCAACCACACCGCGGTTCGTAAGGTATTGGATGGGAGCAATTCCCCCTAACGCTGATCCCATTGGCGGTTTCAGGAGGGAGCCGTCATGTGTAGAACGGGATATCGACCAACGGAAATGGGAGTAACACCGTTAAAAAAAACATCCCCCGGCCCGTGGGAAATGTGGCCGGAACCATGAATTTGCGTATGCAATAAAATATCATACTATTTTTTTGTTCGCCCGGAGGGTTTATGCCCTTCCGGGCGAATTTTGTTATTTCCTTCGGCCCGCTCTATCGGTCAAACACTTTTTCAAAATTTTTTTAAAAAAGTGGTGTTTGGCGGGTAGCTGGAGGCCTTTCAACAGTAACTTTGGCGGAAAGGGAGAAAACCACCGAAATCCCCCACAGAAAGGGGGTGAAAAGATGGAAACGATCCCCCGCAATGATTTTATCCTGCGGCACCGCTATGATGCTTTCTGCAAAGCGGTACTCCGCAATGAGGCTAAAAGCTACTGGTCGGAGATGGCGCATCGCCGCGAACGTGAAAAGTCGCTGGATGCTCTGACACAAGAGGAAATGGACAAGCTCTCAGTCGTGGATGATTACCCCAGCGACAGCTACGTTTTTTCGTCGTATGGGTATGACCTGCTGATCGACAACGAGCTTGTAGCCGAGGCGTTCGCCAGCCTGCCGGAACAGGAACAAAGCATTTTGATTTTGCACTGTGTTCTGGATTTGGCAGACGGAGAAATCGGCAGCCTCATGGGAATGTCCCGCAGCGCCGTACAGCGTCACAGGACAAGGACCCTGAAACAGTTGCGTATGAAATTGATGGCGTTCATGCCAGAGGGAGGTAAACGCGGATGAAGGAACCTACATTCAACGGCAGAGAGCTTCTTCCCCTTTCGGTGATGGAAGCTGCCCACGCTGGGGATGCAATGACTATGGAGCAAGTGCTGCGGTACTATGAGGACTACATAAACAAGCTCTGCATCCGCACCTTGTATGACAGCAACGGCATCCCCTATGTGTGCGTGGACGAGTATATGAAGCACCGTTTGGAAATCAAGCTCATTCATTCCATCATCGTTGCCTTGAAGTAACGACCCGGCCACGGTAACGGAAATGTCTTATTACTCTCTTTCCGCATTTCCGCCGGCTCGGTGGCTGATGTATGTACCTTGACAAATACGCCCGCAGGACAATGGCGGCGCGTCATAGGGCATACGGACACATTCTGTCTACACCGAGCCGGACGGCGGGTGCGCCATGATGCTGGTTTCTACGAAAACAGCGGAGCGACAACCACCCAGCCGCAAAATAAGCGTAGCTGCTTATGGGCGATGACGTGCAGGCAGGACAATGATACTCCCTTACAGCCACAGTCCGAGCGTTAAAAGCGTCACAGGCAATGGGTAGGGCCGTGTGAGAACCACACGGGGGTGAAAAGCCCGTGGAGCTGGGCCGCCAGCCGTCCGTGTTTTGCCCACATTTACAAGGAACCTTTGCTTTGAACAGAAGGAGGCCATATTATGAGTAATAACGATGTGCCTATTTGGGAAAAGTATACGCTTACCATTGAGGAAGCGTCGAAATATTTTCGCATTGGAGAAAACAAACTGCGTCGGCTTGCCGAGGAAAACCCATCCGCTGGCTGGGTGATTTTGAACGGCAACCGCATCCAGATCAAACGGCAAAAATTTGAAAAAATCATTGATTCTCTTGACACAATCTAGTGAAAAAGAGCCTTGACTATGCTATAATACTCTTAAAGCGTGTCAAGGCTCTTTCCGTCATGGAAAGGAGCATGACGAAATGTCAAAAAAAGAACGAGATGAAAAAAGGCGGGACAGCAAAGGCCGCCTTTTGAAATCTGGAGAGAGCCAGCGAACAGACGGAAGATACGCCTACAAATATACGGATACCTTTGGAGAACCGAAGTTTGTGTACTCATGGAAGTTAGTCCCTACGGACAAAATCCCTGCCGGAAAACGCCCGGATATTTCTCTGCGTGAGAAAATCAAGCAGATACAAAAAGACCTTGACGATGGGATTGACACCATCGGTAAGAAAATGACCGTGTGCCAGCTATATGAAAAGTATATCCGGCAGCGGGGCAATGTGAAACGGGGAACCCATAAGAGCCGCCAGCAGTTAATGAAACTTCTGTCCGAGGATAAAATCGGAGGGGCCAGCATCGACAGCGTGAAGCTGTCTGACGCCAAAGAATGGGCCTTGCGTATGCAGGAAAAGGGCGTGGCCTATCATACCATCTGCAACGGCAAGCGTTCCCTGAAAGCCATTTTTCACATGGCCGTACAGGACGATTGCCTCCGCAAGAATCCCTTTGACTTCCAGATCAATGAGGTTATCAACGACGATACCGTACCAAAGGTGCCGCTTACCCCTGCACAGGAAAAGGAGCTTTTGGGCTTCATGCAGAGTGACCCCGTTTATGCCAAGTATTATGACGAGGTATTGATTCTGCTGGAAACCGGACTTCGCGTTTCCGAACTCTGCGGCCTGACGCCTGCCGACCTGAATTTTGACAAGCGGTTTGTGAATGTAGACCACCAGCTTTTGAGAAGCACCGAGGACGGCTACTACATCGAAGCGCCAAAGACAGACAGCGGTTATCGCCAGGTGCCTATGAGCGCAGCGGCCTACAAAGCATTTCAGCGTGTGTTGCACAGGCGAAAGGACGGCAAAGGCGTTGTGGTGGACGGGTATAAGGGATTCCTGTTCTTAAATCGGGACGGACTGCCGAAAGCGGCTGTCAACTATGATTCCATGTTTCAGGGCCTTGCCAAGAAGTTCAACAAGTTCCATGCGGAACCGCTGCCGGAGGTCATGACGCCACACACCATGCGGCATACATTCTGTACCAGAATGGCAAATGCGGGCATGAACCCCAAGGCATTGCAGTACATTATGGGGCATTCCAATATCGTTATGACGCTGAACTATTACGCCCACGCCACGTTCCATTCCGCACAGGAGGAAATGGAACGGCTGCAAGCCAAGTCACAGACCGCCGCCGCAGTCAACGCGCAGCCTGCGTCAGAGAGCGCCCAGGAATCCAAGGCCGCATAAGATACGCAGAATGTACTACTGTTTGTACTACGTTTGAGAACGAAAACATGAGGGGTAATAAGAATGTTTGTGAGGTTCTTCCGATAGGAAAAATGCCGGAAAAGCCCGAAGTTAAGGGCTATACCGGCATATAAGAACATCTAACGAGATAATTGGAAATCTATTAAATGATTTAATGAACAGTTGCATAGCTGTTTTAAGTGGTCGGTGTGGGTGCGGCTTATGAGAAATCCGTATAATTTTAGCATCGTTTGCTATCGCGTGACGGGGTAGCAAACTGCATCGGGCAAATTCATAACACCTTTGTAATCACAACAACGAAAGCAGCGGTTGTATTTAATACAATCGTCTTTTTTTATGGTTCTCAAAAAATTTTTCAACTTTTTTTGAAAAATGGTTCCTTTTTCCATTTTCAAATTGTGCTAGTAAGTGAAAGGGGATATTTCACCGCCCTTGCGGACGCGAGACCTGCAAAGAAAAGTCAAGCCGGAAATGAATAAAAAATGAAAGGTAAAAAATGGAACATCAAATAAAACCACCCTGAAATAAGCTGGTAAGCCAAGCAAAAAGAATATGTGGGCTACTGAACCGCCAAACTGCCTAGATGCTCCTTAACCCGTGCGTAGTAGATACGCAGGAACTTGTTGGCTCCTGCCATCATGTAGACGTAATAATGCTTACCCTCGCCGCGTTTTTTGTCAAGATATTGGAATACAGCATCATGAGAGGGCGCGTGTTTGAGCAGGCAGTCCATGACCTGAAAAAGCGTCTTTCTGAGTGAGGAAGAACCTCGTTTGGAAATGCCGGTACTCTGTGCTTCAAAGGCGCCGGACTGGAAAGGCGGTGCGTCGATACCGGCAAAAGCAACCAGCGACTGCTTACGGTTGAAACGTCGCACATCGCCAATTTCAGCCATGAGTTGAGGTCCTAACACATTGCCGACCCCTTGCATAGCCATGACAACAGGAAATTCCGGCAAGCCGGAGGCAAGGGAAAGCATCTGCTGCCGAATCAGAGCCAGCGTTTCCGATAGGGAGTTAAGCTGCGACACAGCTTGAGTAATAAGCTGTTTGGCAAAGGTGCTTCGAGGCAGTGTACTGACTTGTATGCAGGCGAAATCGTAGATGGCAGCGGCCTTAGTGGAAAGAAAGTTGTAACCTGTTCTTTTGCACCATTTTTGATAGCGCTGGGTAAAAACGTTTTTGGAAAGGCTGTTGACGCATTCAAAATGCCAAAATTTACCCACGAAGTCAATCCATTTTTCGTGACCGTCCCCCTTGCGGGGCGGGCTGGAGAACAGCATGTTGACACTCGGAAAGGTTTGGTCAAGCAAAGCGATGAGGCTGTTTTTAAGCATAACACTCTGCTTAACGTACTGGTTGCACTGGCGGGCGCAGGTTTAAGCATGTGGCGAACGTCTTCTTCCGGCGCATATTGCGGAAGATCAAGCCAATGGCTTAGAGCATAGCTGGCGATTTTAACAGCATCTATCTTGTCCGTTTTGACCCGTCTAAGGGAATTTTGACCGTAGTCATGTACAAGAATAGCATTGACAACGGACACATAGAGGCCGGCTTCGTGCAGATGCCTGGCGACAGGCAGATAGTAATTGCCAGTATGCTCCATAACAATGCGGGTTTCACCGTCCAAACTTTTCAGACGTTCAACCAAACGTCTGAGTTCATGAGCGGTGTGCTGAATTTCAAAAGGTGAAGCAACCACCTCACCGAAGGGACGCAGGATAGCAACCATGCACTTGCCTTTGGAAATGTCGATACCGACAGCGTTCATAAGTATTCCTCCTGATTGATGTATTGTAATCGGTGCCCATCTCTTACCCATTGCCTATTCAATCTACTGAGTGACACGAACGCACGAGTGGTGGCTCTACCTGCAAAACGAACGCTGCAACAAGAGGATGGCTGACTGTCTCACGTACGGGCGTGTAGACCCAAGAAAGGAGTCGTCAGACCAATTACTCCCCTTATTGTAGCTTAGACTATGGGATGGAAAGGCGTATGGCTGGCTGCCATATCCTATCCATAAATTATTGTAGTAGAAAGGGGGTGATCTTCTGAACCCTCAATCCAGCGACAGGGCGCGGATTCAAGGACAGTTTGATAGCTACTGCAAAAAAGTAATTCGCAATGAAGCACGCAACTATTATCTTGAAAAGAAAGCGTGACCGCGAAATATCTTTAGAAATGCTATCCGAACAGGAGCTTGAACAGATTGCGGCTTTAACGGCTTATGATGAGTATGCGCTTGATGAATATGTGTTTTCCGTTTTGGGAAATGAAATCAAGATAACCGATGAAGTAATAGCCGCCGCACTGAACGCCTTGCCAGAGGATAAGCGCAACATTATTTTGTTGTTCTATTTCCTCGATATGACCGACCGAGAAATTGGGAAACTGTTAAGCCTTATGCGTCGCACGGTCACGAAGCGCAGGGCAAGCACACTAGAAAAACTCAAAAAGATTATAGAGAGGAAGTGAAATTATAGTGGGAAAAGTTGATTGTAGCCTGATTCCATATTCTGTCATTTTGGCTGCAACGGCGGGTGATATTGACGCTATCAACGCCGTGTTAGCGCACTATAAGGGGTACGTTTCCTCTTTAGCTTTTCAGCAACTTTTTGATGAAAACGGTCTGCCTTATTTTTGCGTAAATGAAGAAGTCAAGCGCAGGCTTGAAACAAAACTGATAACCCAAATTCTCAAATTTAAAGCCGCTTAACTCTATGCTCGCGACTGGGTGCGTGTTCCCCTTTCCACGCTTGCCCGGTCGCGGGCTTTTGTTTGCCACTCTACAAGAGCGCACTTATATAGCGCGGTCTTTTAGATTGACATACAGCAGCACATTGACAATTTCATACAAGCAATCAGATACATTCGGTATGCTGGGAGCCAGCCGAAAGGTGCGCCGTGACATGAGCGATTAACACCTTGACGGAAGCAAGCGCAGTCTGCTTGTGCGACGATCAGAAAGCCGTAATAATGATACTCCCGCCCAGCCACAGCTTATCACGCAATGGGGGCGGTTGCATGAGAACCATGCAAGGGGGCAACATAACCCCGTGGAGCTGCCCGACCCGCAGCCGTCTGTTTGCTAAAAAATATAATCGGGGGGTGTTGTGCCTTTTGGTGAAAAAGGATAAAAAGCAGGATATACAACCTTTACCATTTTTTAAAACGGTCGAGCAAATGAGTACCGTTTGCGGTTTGGGAGCAAACAAATTGCGTCAACTCATGGATAAAGGTGAGTTAGAATATTTACCGAATGGAAGTCATCGGCTATTGACGGATAGAGCAATATGGGATTATTACGAAAGAGCAAAGATTTACGCTCATTCAAAAACGAAAGGGGGTGATAATTCATAATGGCTATATCATCAAGAAAAGTAAAGAACAGGAGAAATGCCGAGGGTGTTTTAACGGGAAAACCGGGGACTGTATACGACGTTTACATTAAATATATGACAAACGGAGAACGTAAAACATATGGTAAGCGCGGATTCCCAACAAAGGCACAAGCTGAAAAACACGAAGCCGAAATGAAAGTGAAACTTGAAAAGCCGTCCTATACACCGCTATTGGTAATGAACGGTAAACAGACAGTCAAAGAGTATATGGAGGATTGGGTCGAAAAGCATGGAAAGGCTAACTTGCGGCCCAGCACGTTATACGGATATAGAGGGTATATTAAAAATCATATTGTGCCGTATATTGGTAGTGTTCCGATCAATCAAGTAACAGGTGCTATGCTGGATGACCTTTTCAGTAAGTTATATGCAAAAGGGCTTTCGCATAGTTCGGTTCGTTACACACAACGAATTTTGAGCGTTGCAATGGAACACGCGAGAAAGTATCGTTATATTGAATATAATCCTGCCCGCGATATCATTACCAAATTCGGGAAACATGGAAAAACACCCGACCCATACACAGTTGAGCAGATGCAACTTCTTATGGCAAATACATATGGTACAGAATGGGAAATGTCTGTCATGCTTGGGGGTATGTATGGTCTAAGGCGAAGTGAAATCCTAGGGCTAAGGTGGCGCAATGTTGACTTTGAAAACAAGACGTTTAGCGTAATCGAACAACTCCCTTTCAAAGTGCCACCAAAAACGAATATCATCAAAGAATTTGCCCCGCCAAAATCGCACGGGCGTATATTACCTATCACAGATACAACAATGCAATATTTTTTACGTCAATTTGAGAATCAACAGAAGCAAAAAAAATTGTTGAAAAGTGCAGGACAAGAATATTACGATAATGATTTAGTGGTAAGTAGACCGGACGGCGCGCCATTAAATGCGAGTAGGTTATCGTCCAATTTTGGAAAGGTGTTAGTAAAATTTGATATGCCACATATCCGCTTTCATGATCTTAGACATACGGCGGCAACCAATATGTATCAGCTTACGGGGGATTTTTATTCGGTCGGTGAAATATTGGGACATACTCTAAAGGGTGTAGGAATGACATTGGGAATTTCTTCAAACTTAGAAGCTGTAACAGCACAATATGTTGATGTACGACTTGAAAGAAAACAGACGGTGCTTGAAACTTATCATAATGCGCTGCATATGGAAAAGAGCGAACAAAAGAAAGAAAAGCCTATTGCAAAAGCGAGTAGAGATATGGAGCTTTAAAGAATAAGTTTATATATCCTTGTATAGAATTTCATATGTTACCGTGAGATTTGGGCAACAATCGGGCAACAAAAATGCAAAAATTATGTATGAGATGTATATTAGCAGATGCTCTAAAAACGTAAAATTGGCAAGTTTAGATGTGTGTATTGTAACTGATTATTTATCGGAAGAAAAAAAGAAATCCCGCATAAACCCTTTGCCTATGCGGGATTTTGGCGGAGCGGGTGGGATTTGAACCCACGTACCCTTGCGGATAACGTGATTTCGAGTCACGCGCGTTACGGCCAGACTTCGCTACCGCTCCATACAGTATTATTCAATTATTGTGCATAGTGGACATTATTTCGAGTGCGCCCCGTTATGACCACTTCGATACCTCTCCATGCGACGTTATTTATTTTACCAAAGACCCGTTCCAATTGCAATATCAATGTCAAATCTGTATAATAAATAATGTTTAATAACCAGCTAACGGGAGTGTCGTATGAAAAAGGGGTTTCTGATTATATTGCTGCTATCGGCCGCTATTCTTTGTATTTCGTGCGGTCTGCCGGCAGTGGATCAATACGACAATTTCCTTGCCGATCTTGATATTGAAATGCGTATCGATATGTGTATGAAACAAATTGACGAGGGAAATCCATCCTGGTATACGCGCGCGGACCTAAAGACGATCCTGGACGATCTGAATACCCTGCAGATCCAGGATGAGTCCATTAAGGAGATCAACCAGCTCTTCCTTGACACATCGCAGGAACTGCAAAGAAGCGTTGCCCTGCTCGATGAAAACGATACGGACGGAGCCCGCACAAGCTACCAAAAGGCATATGATATGCGCCTGCAAGCCAAAGACCTGCTGCATACCCTGCACGATGGGGGGCCGCCCAGTGTCTGACCAGGATTATATGGCCCTTGCCATCAGCGAGGCCCAAAAAGCGCAGGAGATCGACGAGGTGCCGATCGGTGCAATCATCGTATATAACGGCGGGATCATCGCGCGGGCGCATAACAGGCGCGAAACGGACCGTTCACCGCTCTCTCATGCCGAAATTCTCGCCATCAGGGATGCCTCTGAATATCTGGGCGGATGGCGGCTCCTCAATTGTACGCTGTATGTTACGCTGGAACCCTGTCCCATGTGTGCGGGCGCGATCGTCAATGCCCGTATCCCCCGTGTCGTTTTTGGCGCATACGATAAAAAAGCGGGTGCTTTTGGCACGCTTTACAACCTTGCGGAGGGAAAGCTGAACCATACGCCGGAAATAACGGGCGGCATTCTCAAGACAGAATGCGCCGCTCTGCTCTCCAATTATTTTAGACAGAAAAGAAAGTGAGGCTTTTGCTTATGGAATGCAAGAAAGAAAAAAACATGGAGCATTGCACTTGTACTTATAACTGCGCCAGACGCGGCTTATGCTGCGAATGCGTGGAACATCACCGTCTTGCGGGAGAAATTCCCGGCTGCTTCTTCTCCAAAAAAGGCGAAGCCAGCTATGACCGCAGCATAGCGGCGTTCATCAGGGATCAGGAGTCGAGATAGTGTCCAGGGCAAAGCTCAAAAAAATCAGCAAGGAACGCGAATACCTTTTGGTTGCCGACCTCGCGCACGAAATTTGGCGCGAACATTATTCGCCTTTCATCAGCTCGGACCAGATCGAGTATATGCTCCAGAAATTTCAGACCGCAACGGCGATCAAAGCGGCGGTCGCAGGCGAAAGATATGATTATTACCTCATCCGCAAGTCGCTTGTGCCCATCGGTTATGCAGGCGTCCGCGTCAACCATCCGCAGGGCAAGCTGTTCCTGAGTAAATTTTATATCCTGAAAGAATACCGGGGCCAGGGCTTCGCGCGGGACGTTATCGGCGAGCTTTCCGACATGGCAAAGCGGATGCGCCTGAAATCTATCTGGCTCACCGCGTCCAAGAAAAACGAATCTTCCATTGCCGCCTACGGACATTTGGGTTTTCGGATAACCGATAGCATTTGCACGGATATTGGCAACGGCTTTGTCATGGACGATTATGTCTTTGAAAAGGAAATTTAATCTTCCGCCTCTTCCCATTTTTCGGCATCTAAAAGTTTCGTTTGTATTTTAACGGAACGTTTCTGTACCGCCTCCAAATGATTTTGCGCCGCGTTGAGTGAATTTTGCGTCTTTTGCAGCAGCAAGGCGAATTGTTCGAATTCTGCTTTGATCGCGGCAAGCATATCGATGATCAGCGCCGAATGTTCCCTGATGGAAAGCGTTTTGAATCCGGTTTGCAGACTGGTCAGAAAGGCGCTCAACGTCGACGGGCCCGCCACCATCACCTTATACTTATTCTGCAATTGTTCGATCAGTCCCAGCCGGATCACCTCGGCATACAAGCCCTCGGACGGCAGGAACATGATTGCGAAATCCGTGGTTTTGGGCGGATGGATATATTTGTCATTGATTTTTTTTGCTTCTGTTACAACCGCCGTCACCAATTCCTTTTGCGCGAGGCGCAAAGCCTCCATATCCCCTGTTTCCATCATGGCAAGCACGCGTGCATACCGGTCCATAGGAAACTTCGAGTCGATGGGCAGCAAGGTCGCTCCGCCCTCTTCGCGCGGCATACGGATGGCAAACTCTACCGCGTTGTCTCCTTCTATTTTCGCATTCTCCTCGAACTGTCCCGGCGCCATAAAATCGGCAAGCAGTCTGTAAAGCTGTACCTCGCCCCAAATCCCCCTCGTCTTTACGTTGGAAAGAATGTTTTTTAAATCGCCAATATCGCTGGTCAATGCCCGTACCTCTCCCATGCTTTTATATACCTGCTGCAGTTGTTCGCTTACGCGGGCAAACGATGTCGTCAGGCCGCTTTTCAGCGTAGAATCCAGTTTTTGATCTACTGATTTTTGTATCTCGCCAAGCTTTTCTTCCACTGTGCGCCGAAGTATATCGACGCTTTGCGTATTGGCCTGCGATACCCGCCCCATCGTATCGAGCATCATATTCGAAAGAATATTAAACTGATTGGTAAGCTCCATACGCAGCTGCGCGCTGTCGTCCGTCCTTTTTCCCTGCCGGACCAGTATCGCGACGCACAAGGCGATGACCGCCGCTAACACGATCCATATCAAATTTTCCGTCATAAAACAAAATCCTCCTTAGTTTAAGGATACCACACTCAAATGCAAAACACGGTGCATTGCGGATGATTTTTCCATGCGCTTTTGGTATAATAATTTTATTATCGGCGAAAGCGGGACATACCATGAAAAAGAATGATTCGATAGAATGCGCCATACATGATTTGGGAACGGACGGACAGGGTATCGGAAGATATGAGGGAATGACCATTTTTGTAGACGGCGCGCTCCCCGGCGAAACGGTACGCACAAAACTTATTGCCCTCAAAAAAAATTACGGCGTAGGCAAACTGGAAGAGGTGCTTACTTTATCGCCCATGCGCGTCAAGCCGCCATGTCACGTGTTTGGCAAATGCGGCGGATGCAGCCTGCAGCATTTTTCTTATGCCGGACAATTGCAGTTCAAGCTGAATCATGTTATGAATTGTGTGGAGCGTATCGGCAGGCTTGATATTCCCGTCAATTTCCCCCTGCCAGCGCGGCACGAATACCGCTACCGCAACAAAGCCGCCTTTCCCTTACAGCAAAACGGAGCGCAGGTTGATATTGGATTTTACGCGGCGCATTCGCACCGGATCGTCGATGTGGACGACTGCAAAATCCAGCCTGCGGATTTCAAAATCATTATGTCGCAGCTGCGTGTATGGATCATCAAAAATGGTGTCAGCATTTATGACGAAACCTCCCACACGGGTCTTCTCCGGCACGTGATTTTACGCGAAAATAAAAACGGCGACGTCATGTTAGTGCTTTGCATCAATGGCGAGGATATTCCTCATAAGGCACATTTAATCACATTATTCGAATTTGTGCTCCCACAGGTAAAGTCCATTATGCTGAATATCAATACGCAAAAAACAAATGCGATTTTAGGCGAAACTTCCGTCTGCATTTACGGACGCGACCATATCTTCGAAACGCTGGTGGGCCTTGAGTTTAAATTGGGCGCACAAAGCTTTT comes from Christensenellaceae bacterium and encodes:
- a CDS encoding DNA recombination protein RmuC — its product is MTENLIWIVLAAVIALCVAILVRQGKRTDDSAQLRMELTNQFNILSNMMLDTMGRVSQANTQSVDILRRTVEEKLGEIQKSVDQKLDSTLKSGLTTSFARVSEQLQQVYKSMGEVRALTSDIGDLKNILSNVKTRGIWGEVQLYRLLADFMAPGQFEENAKIEGDNAVEFAIRMPREEGGATLLPIDSKFPMDRYARVLAMMETGDMEALRLAQKELVTAVVTEAKKINDKYIHPPKTTDFAIMFLPSEGLYAEVIRLGLIEQLQNKYKVMVAGPSTLSAFLTSLQTGFKTLSIREHSALIIDMLAAIKAEFEQFALLLQKTQNSLNAAQNHLEAVQKRSVKIQTKLLDAEKWEEAED
- a CDS encoding putative RNA methyltransferase translates to MKKNDSIECAIHDLGTDGQGIGRYEGMTIFVDGALPGETVRTKLIALKKNYGVGKLEEVLTLSPMRVKPPCHVFGKCGGCSLQHFSYAGQLQFKLNHVMNCVERIGRLDIPVNFPLPARHEYRYRNKAAFPLQQNGAQVDIGFYAAHSHRIVDVDDCKIQPADFKIIMSQLRVWIIKNGVSIYDETSHTGLLRHVILRENKNGDVMLVLCINGEDIPHKAHLITLFEFVLPQVKSIMLNINTQKTNAILGETSVCIYGRDHIFETLVGLEFKLGAQSFLQVNSMQTELLYHTLLKMLRFTGNETVLDLYCGVGTISLAVAQHVKKVVGIEIVGQAIEDAKFNAQLNDIDNVEFLFGDVAALLPQIVKRHGNVDTVIVDPPRKGLGESVIRTLASAGIPQIGYVSCNPSTLARDLALFYELGYRAQLIQPVDMFPQTTHVECVTVLKKESGV